The sequence ATAGTCGCCTAAACCTACTGAGAGGTGGTTGGCTTTACAACAAATACGAGAGTGATTGAAGATTCCAGTCGCGGTCCAAATCGCTATACAGTAGCGATGGAGTATAGTTACAGTTTAAGATTTAAACTTTCGAGTAGAGTGTGCGCAAATTTTTGCCGTTCCCGTCAGTTCTTTGCGAAAAGCGAGGGTTCATTGCGAATGGTTTGAAGTAAGTTTACGCGGCGTCAACACGGGACCCAATTGAGTTAAAAGGCACTCCGAACCGGGATTTGCGTCGTTTGTCGCTTGCACATTTGTATTTAACGCCACGCGTCTGAGGCCTGGCGCCCTGCGTGCGTCCTTTGAAATAATTTATACAAGCGAGACTCCAACTCCAGTTAAGTCCGAGCAGGCAAAGGACTTCATGCTGGCAGAATAGCTCGAGGAAGGTTCAACTTACTGTTTGGAAACAGTCGGGAATTGGATTGATGCATTTGCTGGACAAAGGTGATTTGTGTCATTTGAATTAAACTGGTGCCTTGGCATGTCTCGTTATTTCTCAAGTCAGTGTGAATGTCAATCGCGCGCAAACAAGCACTTGAAGAgatgtttttgaacaattttggagggggaaaaaaatggtccaaGAAACAAGTCTCAAGTACATCCACCTTATTCACTTTTTCCCCCACTTACGACCGCGGCATCCGATCTCTCCTGCCACTTGGGAACATGGAAAGCGTCCCCGGCACCTGTTTCCTGCATGTGGCGCTGCTCGAAACGCACGCCGGTTACCATCGCTGGTGTTTCCTGATGCGCGCTGTGGGGAGAGTtatctttcccccccccccctctttttttttttttttggtagacaGCTACTTTTTCTGAACTCTCTCACCCTCTGTCATCCCCAATTTCCGCCGCCAGATGAATTTATGGCTATGAGCATTGTCTGTGCAACACAGATAAACATTGATGGCTTGAGGGGGGGGCTTTCCAaagcgtgtgtgtttgtgtattcacCACTCAGGATTCCATTGATTGTACGGATGGGGAATTCCATTCTCCACAATGACtttcctcaagagggtcgcaggTGAGTCGTGTCGGTCTCAGGTGACTTTGGTGAAGGGTAATCACATCCTGGAAAAATCACCAATCAATCGGAGGGAACATAAATTGTGAACCGTCcacattttttgggtgggtgggtgtatAAAGGACATTCAGTTTACTAAGtcattaaatgaatgaatgaacattctatacattatttcaaaaaattgtttcaCTACGTGACCGGACCAccccaaaatacatttgtttaaaaagtagCTTTTGTTTCACTTACCCCCGTGGTGCGTTCAAGTGCCTTTCTtaacacccacccacccacccacacgaGCACCTCCAGAGGCACCAGCCGGGTCAGTAATGTGGTTTCCCTCTTCGAGGTCGGACCGAGTCAACGTAACCCAACCCAACGAGAACATGACGAGTCGAATGATAGACGGGAGGTTCGAAGGAGTACACGGGGTCAAGTGTTGCTAACGGGACGACATTTCTTTCTCCCACGCTGGACAACAAACAGGTTCTCTGATAGCGAAACACATTTGAACTTACAATGTATGACCGCCGCTACCGTTCCGGTACAAAAAAGAGCAACTTTTAATTCACTGTGTCCAAtacgaaggggggggggggttgttgttatTAAGTACGCCGTGTATAGTTTGGTTTTGGCCGTGGTTTTAGTTCGCCTTCGGGCAATATCATTTGTCGCTATTGCGCATGCGTTGCGCCAGTTCTGCGTTCGTTACgtaaacggggggggggggggacgcctgGCTTGACGTGATCCGTTGGCGTAAATGATGAATTCACgaagttttccttttttaaaaaaaaaaaaaaaaaactttaaatttaTTGAATTCTATATTCACGTCAAAATCAACAACTGAAGAAAGCTTGgaaatccatatttaaaaaacaaaaaaccccttTTGTGTCCTTCAGTTTGAGCTTCATTGAAACCAGGTGTTTTGCAGTGCCCCTTTTCTTCACGAGGTGGGTCTCCTCTTCTTTCAAAGCCCACCTAAAAGAATCAATTTATCTGCGGGAAGTTTCTAATGCAAATTTAAACAAATTTGTGGCCACAAAATAGACAGTGCTCATTTGTGACTTTTGATAGTCTATTGACAACAGTATTTCATACGCACCTTATACTTATTATGTGGCAAATTACCATTTGCCACGTTAGTTTAAATTCTCCTTGTGAGTGTTTTGAATTTGTGCGTGATTGTTGCTGAAAGTACGTTCGATCTCGGggcaaataatattaataattgacCTAATGACTACCGTAAAAGTTCAGGCACTTGTAAGTTAAGTATTATCGATCTActtatcttttttccccccattttcccaagccacttattGTGGCCGCAATTTGATTTGCTTTAATCGAATTTCATATTTTCCCCCCATCGTGTAAGTCGGCTGTCTCCAACATGCGGGCCGTGGGCCATTTGCAGCCCgcgagatgatattttgcggccTCCGCCGGCCTGAATGTGAGATTTATAATGGTCGTGCGGCCCTTGAGTTCaatatggatggcacttttacaatgTTGTGTGTGCAGCAGACCAATCGCGGTGGGGTAGGTGGCTATCAGGCACGTGGCGTCAACCgagcttgatgcaagcagagaaaaaattttcaatgagaaagttacagcagccAAGGAGaggattttatttgtatttatttatttattttaagggaattttacacacaagttgtaaacaccgGCATCGTTCATCTTTTAAAAAAGGATGTTTGAGAAGCtagtgttgttttttaattccacataaATCCATGTGGGCTAGACTAATTAGATTGAGTTCGAGACCCCTGGTGTGAATGATAATTGTTGCGttcctcagtgaaaggtttccTAGTTGTTTATTATTAACCCAACCATGTGTTAAGGAGCCTCATCACCCTCCCCGCAAGGAAGTTAATGATTGCGCACCACGATGCAAAATGTTATCTCTTCTTGACACAccctttttggtttttttctttttctcccccctccgAGTCCTCAGCGATGGCCGCCGTCCGACCGAGCGCGGAGAGGCAGCGCGGCGATGAAGCCGAGGACCCCGACGGCGGCTGGGGCTGGGTCCTGGTCGCGGCCCTTTTCGTCAGCACCAGCCTGGTGTTCGGGCTCATGCGCGGCCTGGGTGTCTTTTTCGTGGAGTTCGTGCAGTACTTCGAGGAGAGCGCCCAAGCCATCTCGTGGATCTCGTCCACCGGCCTGGCGGCGCAGCAGTTCTTCAGTGAGTCCTCGGGGCTGAGCTGCCCCGCCCGGCCCCCGTTAGGAAGGCCCGAAGTCGTGACTGTGTTGTGCCGCAGGCCCGCTGGGTGCAGCCTTGTCCAACGCGTACGACACGCGCCTGGTGGTGATGGCCGGAGGTTGCCTGGCGGGGGTCGGCTTCATCCTGGCCTCGCAGGCCACCTGTCTGCTTCACCTCTACCTCACCATGGGCCTCATTTCAGGTACAAAATTGTGTGTAGGATTCAGGATTTTCCTTTCACAAACACGCACAAGATACTGAAAAGCTCTCCCAaacactccattttttttttttttgtcttaccatATTCAAAATACTGAAAAGCTCAATGCAGATATTTTCTGTTCACACGTACACAATGCAATAGACTCATTTCACAGTAGCGATTTGTCCCGTCTTTGTCCCCCAGGGTTGGGCTGGGGCCTGGTCTTCACGCCCATGGTGGCCACGGTCATGGCGAGCTTCACCCGCCGCCGCACTTTTGCCCTGGGGTTGGCGTTCTCCAGCATCGGCCTGGCTTCGTTCATGTTCAACCCGCTCTTTCAGTTCCTGGTGGAGACGTACGCCTGGCGGGGGGCCCTGCTTGTCCTGGGCGGGCTCAGCCTCAACATCGTGCCGTGCGGGGCGCTCATTCGTTCGCGGCGGCGGACTAAGGGCCCGGCGAAGGTGTGGCCGAATGCGCTTTACCTCAAGCTACTCGCGGTGTGAAAGGGAACTATGTTGACGTAAAATGAGGAACTTCAACCAGACGTATTTAGTGCTTAGTTGTTGTCCACGCCAAGGAACTCTGTTTCAGTAAGTTGAGGTCCTTCACTTGGCTACCATGTGTGATCCACATCCAATGCTAAATCCGTTTAGAGGTAATCATTTTCTCCTAACTGGGCTTCGTCTCATACTAATTAGAAGAAGGTAAATAATTAGCTTTTGTATGCACATTTTACGAGATTTTTGAAACGTTGGCCCAATGAGGGTTGCGAAACCAACGGCAACCGCGTTGCGGCATTTTGTCGTCCTTTCAGGAGGAGGCCCAGGGCACGTCGGCATGCGGCGGCACGCTGCGGCGGGTGGCCTCCTACTTGGAGCTGCCGCTGCTGTGCGAGAGGCCGTTCGTCACCTACACCATCGCCATCACGTTCCTCAACGTCGGCTACTTCGTGCCCTACGTCCACCTGGTGGCGCACAGCCGAGACTCCGACTTCTCCGAGTACCAGGCCGCCTTCGTCGTGTCCGCCGCCGGCGTCGCAGACATCTTCGGCCGCGTGGCCTCGGGCTGGTTCTCGGACCTGGGCCGCTTTCGGCTCATCCACCTGCTGAGCTTTTGGACGGCGCTGACCGGGCTGTTCATCATGCTGCTGCCCGTGAGCACCCTGTGGGGCTCCTACGTCGGCCTGGTGGCCGTCAGCCTTCTGTACGGCTTCTGCGCGGGGGCGCTGACCTCGCTGGCCTTCACGGTGGTGCCGATCGTGGCCGGCGCAGAGCGCGTGATGGGTGCGCTTGGGCTGGTGCAGCTTATCGAGAGTTCTGCGGGACTCCTGGGAACGCCTCTGTCAGGTAAAAGCAATGACCAATATGACCAAAATGCAGTGAaccgtaccccccccccaaaaaaaaaaaaaaaaaaattgggcatttGAAAGAGAGCAAACTTACAAATTCAGCTGGCGATCAAATCATTTTCACACCCTACTGTCGGCCAAAATGTCACTTTGACATGTCACGACCCGAATGGCACAAAACCGCTCTGAGGTTGTCAAACATTGATCAGAGTTATTTGACTATTCAGTGTTTGTTTGCCAcctcctgaccccccccccccccccctcgttcTCACCTTCCAGGGCTCCTCCGGGATGTCACAGGCGACTACATGGCCTCCTTCATGGTGTCGGGCTCCTTCCTCATCCTCAGCACGCTAACCATGGCCACGCTGCCGCACTATTTCTCCCGCACGGATCCGGAGTTTCCGGCAACGGCGGAGAACGCGGAGGCCCAGCGCCTCAGCTCGGAGACGGACGGGACGAATGCCTTGGCTGCTGACGCCACTGACTGAGGAGCCAGTCAGCGCAAATCCCCGACTCACAAAAAAGTCCGGAATATTGGGCTTTGTGAAGAGACCAGGTC comes from Syngnathoides biaculeatus isolate LvHL_M chromosome 21, ASM1980259v1, whole genome shotgun sequence and encodes:
- the slc16a13 gene encoding monocarboxylate transporter 13 isoform X1, producing MTTVKVQALSSAMAAVRPSAERQRGDEAEDPDGGWGWVLVAALFVSTSLVFGLMRGLGVFFVEFVQYFEESAQAISWISSTGLAAQQFFSPLGAALSNAYDTRLVVMAGGCLAGVGFILASQATCLLHLYLTMGLISGLGWGLVFTPMVATVMASFTRRRTFALGLAFSSIGLASFMFNPLFQFLVETYAWRGALLVLGGLSLNIVPCGALIRSRRRTKGPAKEEAQGTSACGGTLRRVASYLELPLLCERPFVTYTIAITFLNVGYFVPYVHLVAHSRDSDFSEYQAAFVVSAAGVADIFGRVASGWFSDLGRFRLIHLLSFWTALTGLFIMLLPVSTLWGSYVGLVAVSLLYGFCAGALTSLAFTVVPIVAGAERVMGALGLVQLIESSAGLLGTPLSGLLRDVTGDYMASFMVSGSFLILSTLTMATLPHYFSRTDPEFPATAENAEAQRLSSETDGTNALAADATD
- the slc16a13 gene encoding monocarboxylate transporter 13 isoform X2 — translated: MAAVRPSAERQRGDEAEDPDGGWGWVLVAALFVSTSLVFGLMRGLGVFFVEFVQYFEESAQAISWISSTGLAAQQFFSPLGAALSNAYDTRLVVMAGGCLAGVGFILASQATCLLHLYLTMGLISGLGWGLVFTPMVATVMASFTRRRTFALGLAFSSIGLASFMFNPLFQFLVETYAWRGALLVLGGLSLNIVPCGALIRSRRRTKGPAKEEAQGTSACGGTLRRVASYLELPLLCERPFVTYTIAITFLNVGYFVPYVHLVAHSRDSDFSEYQAAFVVSAAGVADIFGRVASGWFSDLGRFRLIHLLSFWTALTGLFIMLLPVSTLWGSYVGLVAVSLLYGFCAGALTSLAFTVVPIVAGAERVMGALGLVQLIESSAGLLGTPLSGLLRDVTGDYMASFMVSGSFLILSTLTMATLPHYFSRTDPEFPATAENAEAQRLSSETDGTNALAADATD